The genomic segment GTCGAGCGGACTCTTGAAGGTCTTGATCGGGCCCTCGGTCGGATGCTCGCGATCGGTGAAGAAGCCGGTGGCCTTGAGGTGCGGATCGTCGAACAGGCCTTCCAGCGTGTTCACCGGCATCGCCGGGATGTCGGCCTTGTCGAGCTCGTCGAGCCAGTCCTGCGTGTTGCGATGCTTCATCAGCGCATCGAGCACCTGGTAGAGCTCGCTGAAGTACTTGGGCCGCACTGTGCGGTCACAGAAGCGCGGATCCTTGGCGAGATCGGGCCGCTCGACGATCTCGAAGAACTTCACCCAATGCGCGTCGGTGTAGGGCAGCGCGCAAATGTAGCCGTCCAGGGTCGGGAACGGATGACGGTACTTGTTGATGATGCGGTCGTAGCCCATCGCGCCGCGGCCGGGCGTCCA from the Candidatus Binatia bacterium genome contains:
- a CDS encoding CoA transferase codes for the protein WTPGRGAMGYDRIINKYRHPFPTLDGYICALPYTDAHWVKFFEIVERPDLAKDPRFCDRTVRPKYFSELYQVLDALMKHRNTQDWLDELDKADIPAMPVNTLEGLFDDPHLKATGFFTDREHPTEGPIKTFKSPLDFEKTPVEFRRHAPRVGEDGPEVLREAGLSDADIATLKADKTLIVPS